TTGCTTAATAGGGATGACTACTCATTGTTTGTTGGTGGTGGTCTCGTTAGGGCAGAGAAGGCAATTCTATTACCCGGCATAGGTTTGGATCTGGATAGGTTCAATGAGCAGACTCCAGTTGTTTCTCCTGTGGTATTTACTTTCTTGGGTCGATTGCTTCGCGAGAAGGGTGTGATCGATTTTGTCTCTGCGGCAAGAATTATTAAAAATAAGCACCCTGAGGTGGTTTTTTTGATAGTTGGTGATGTCGATGTCAATCCAGGCTCTATTGGCATAGAAGATCTAAAGGCATGGGGCGAGGAAGGGCTTGTTACTTGGGTTGGTCATGTTGCCGATGTACGCCCCTGGCTTGCAGAAACTAGTGTGCTTGTCCATCCGTCCTATTATCGAGAAGGTATTCCTAGGTCTATTCAAGAGGCTATGGCAAGTGGTCGTCCGGTAATAACAACGGACTCTGTTGGGTGTCGCGAAAGTATTGAGGATACAGTTAACGGATTTCTGGTTCCGATCCGTAGTCCGGAAAGCATAGCTCGCGCAATGGAAAGATTTATAGCTGAGCCGGAACTTATAGTTGAAATGGGGCGCCAGAGTAGACGGCTGGCCGAATTGAGATTTGATGTTCGCGAAATAAACGAAATGGTGATGGCGGTTTTTTAGCTTTCAGGTGTTTAAGGTGATGCTTGATAGTTCTGGTGTTGCTGTTCGTGCTGTTCGGGTTGGAAAGTGCTTTCAGGTATTCGATAGCCCTGGTAGACGTTTTCTGTATTCACTGTTTGCAGGAAAAATAAACCTCCAAAGAGAATTCTGGGCAGTTCGCGATGTTAGTTTTGATATATATCGCGGAGAGGTCGTGGGGGTGATTGGGCGGAATGGTAGTGGTAAGTCAACATTACTGCAGATGATTGCTGGAACTCTATCTCCAAATTTCGGCTGGGTTGGTCGGAGTGGACGAGTAGCTGCGCTTTTAGAGTTGGGCGCTGGTTTTGATGTCGAAGAGACGGGAAGAAGAAATATAGAGTTTACCGCCAAGTTGCTTGGGTTGAGTTCGTCTGATGTCAAGAGTCGTGTTGAGTCGATAATAGATTTTTCTGGAATCGAAGATTTTATTGATAGGCCTGTTAAGACATATTCTAGCGGAATGATTGTGCGCTTGGCGTTTGCAGTTGCCGCTCATGTCGATGCGGACATTGTTGTTGTGGACGAGGCGTTGGCAGTTGGAGATGCAGAGTTTCAGTTCAAATGTTTGAGTAGGTTGGATCAGTTGTTGAGTCGTGGCGTCACGGTGATTTTGGTTTCCCATGATTTGCAGTTGGTGAAATCCTATTGTCAAAGAGTTCTGTATTTACGGTCTGGACGTCTTGTGTTCGATGGAGACTGTGAGTCAGGTTGTGAGGAGTATCAAAGAGATAGTGCTTCGAAGTTGTTTTTCTCCTCAGTTGGTGCCCCCTCTGGAACTGCAAGGGAGTCACAAGATTTATCAGGTGAAGCGGGGCAGATAATTAGTGCTGTGTTAGCAGGTGATGGAGGGGGTAGAGGATTTTTTGTCTCTGGTGAGTATGTGCATGTTGATGTGGTTGCACAAATATCCAAGTCGGTTCTTCGGCCTAGAGTTACTTTGGTTGTCAGGGATATTAGGGGCTACAATCTATATGCCATAAATAATTCGCAGTTGGGCTGCGACTTGGTAGTGGGTTGTAATGGTTTTTTTCAGGTTCGCTTTGGTTTTATTGCTGACCTTCAGGACGGTACCTATGCAGTTACAGTTCGGCTTGATGATGCTGTATCTGAAGGCGCTTTTTGTTCGATTGACAAGAAAGTTGGTGCTTTGACTTTTCGTGTTGAAAGCCCACAGAAGAAATTCGATGCTGTAGTCAATCTGCATGGAACAATTGAGGTTCTGTCTTTTTCATGAATTCCTCCTCTATATTCGCAAGTGAAGCTGCTGGTGATCTCCCAGAGATCATCTTTGTTGTGCATGGCGGAGACTTGGAGGCTAAGGCTGCGCTTCTTGCAGCCACGCTGAGGGCTCGCCTTGGCTTTGGCTTTCCTATCGTGGCGGCTGTTGCAGTTCCGAGTATGGTTTGGGGTGAACTAAGTCCTTCTTCTTTACGGCTTTTTAGTCGCTTGCAGGTGACACTTAGGCTTATATGTAATGTCTTTGGGGCGAGCTATCCAATAGGGAACAAGTTTTCTGCATTGTCATTAGGCCGAGACGACAGGGCGTCGCTGTTTCTGGACAGCGATATGTATTGCATGAGTTGTCCGGATTTTTCTGAGTTTCACTCATACAGTGCGGCCTTTAAGCCTGCTGATATGGCTTTGGTGCCTACTTCGACAGGATTCTGGAAGCACCTTTACTCCCTTTGGGGGATGGACGTCCCTCTGTTGCGAGTAATTGCCAGCGTTTCTGGGGAGTTAATGCCTCCTTACTTCAATGCTGGATTCATGTGGCTTCGAAATGCTGCCGATTTCTCGACGCAGTGGCTTGAGATAGCGCAACGAATTGCTGTCGAGCCCGAGGTCGAGTATCGATGGCCCTGGCTGGATCAATTGTCATTGCCTATTGCCGCTGCATACATGAGGCTTTCTGTAAAGGTACTCTGCGAGCGCTACAACTACCCGTTGCATCTGAAGCCACTACCTGCTGATCGAACTCCGTACTTCTGCCATTACCATGACCCGTCCGTGCTTTCGCGGGAGCCATCGATTCTCCGTGATCTTTACATGCTACAGATGCGCTGGCCGGAGCTTGGTGAGGTGCTATCGAAGTTTGCCAACTGGAAGCCGGTTCTGGATGACATGCGTGTGCTGATGCGTTGTCATGGAGAATATGCCGGAGAGAATCTGATAATTACCGGCCCCCCGCGGAGCGGTACCAGTTTTCTGTGCCGTGTGCTTTCGGAGCGACTCCAGACAGTCATTATCAATGAGCCGGCGGAGATTTTTCAGGCTCTCTCCGATGCTTATTCTCCCTGGGGGCTTCCACACCTATATGCGAATTTGCGTCGTGAGGTAACTGCTGGGCGCCCGGTGATGAATAAACATGTTGATGGACGCTTGGTGAGTGACACCGCGCGTGAGCCGAATATTGCGGCTCCATACATTGCTCCTATCCGTGGTCCAGGTTTTACGCTTGGAACCAAAAACACGCTGGCGTATCTCTCTCGGCTGCCGTCGCTGCTCCGCGTCATGCCTGATGCTCGTGTTGTAGCTCTTGTACGTCACCCATACGACAGTCTTGCATCCTGGGAGGCTACGTTCGACCACTTGCGTCTAGCCGATGTGGAGGCGCAGCCATTTGGTGGGCTGGACGATCCGAGCATGACCGGTTGTCAAAAAGCAGCATTGCGAGAGATCGCAGCGACAGAGTGCCTGCCTGTTCGCCGGGCGTTGTGGTGGCGGTTTCTGGTGACACAACTGCTTGATGCCGGCAACCGAGTGCGATGGCTCCGATATGAGGACTTCATGCGTGCCCCTCACGCGATGGCCGAACTCCTTATGACTGATGCTCCCTTACCGGAGTTACGACCGTTGCGCTGCGCGGGGCGAATGGATGCGCCTCAGCGGGAGCTTGTCGCCGGTGTGCTTTGTGAAATGGCAGAGCGGCTGCAATATGTCCTATGAGGTGAATGTTGGATTCGTTTGATCATTTCCGCCTGCTTGACAAGTTTCTAAGAAGAGGCGCCCTGGATGACTGACATCAGCATGATCATGAATTTCCATGCAGAAGGAGTTCTTGCTCAGTGGAGTCTTCTGGCGTTCCAGCGTATGCGCGCAGTTGCTTATCTTCAGGGAATCGTTGTGCAGTTGGTGGCGGTTCTCGACTGCGCGGATACGGATACTCGGAAGATTGTCACCGGGCACGTCGCACTTGAGGCTTGTGACCAAGCGATCGAGGTATCGCATGCAGATCTAGGTCTTTCGCGAAATGCAGGGATCCCCCATGCGAGAGGCCGCTACGTAGCGTATTTGGATGGAGATGATTATTGCAGTGCCAACTGGCTGACACGGGCGCTGGCTGTGGCTCGCGCTTGCGGCGATCGTGTAGTGATTCACCCCGAATATATCGTTTCTCATGGTGCGATCCAGTCGGTTGGGCGTGTAATCGATCAGGTCGCTGATGACTCATTCGAACTTGCGAACTGCTTCAAGTCCCATCACTGGGGTTCGGCTGTGTTCGCGCGCAGATCCATCTTCGAGGAAATTCCGTACCAAGCGACGCGGGTGCGACAAACGGGCTTTGGCTATGAGGATTGGCATTGGGGGTTGGAGGTCATCGCGTCGGGGCGACTGCATACGGTTGCTAGCAGGACCGCCTTTTTTTATCGGCGCAAGCACGACTCGATGCTGGTTGATATGAATGATCGACAGGCAGTCGTACGTCCAAGCCGCTTTTTCGATCATCACTATGGAGTGAGGGGCTGACATGGGACGTGACATCGTATCCATAGTGATGACCTTCCATGCGGAGGCCCATCTGGCGCATTGGTCGTTGCTGGGCTTCGAAAGATTGCGTCGTGTCTCTGAGGCCGCTGGCATCAACATGCAACTGGTAGCGGTGCTGGATAGCGCTGATATCGATACAGGTCGCATCGTCCGTAGTCACCCGGTGTTGCGCCGATCCGATGTCTGCCTGGCCACTCGGCATAGCGATCCGGCTATCGCTCGCAACTCCGGTATCGACGCCGCCTCAGGATCTTATCTGGGCATTCTTGATGGAGATGACTACTGCAGTGCCAATTGGGTCGTCGAGTCTCTCGGTATGTTGAGAAGATATCCACAGGTCGTGGTGCATACGGACTATCTCGTCGTGTTCGGCTCCGCTTGGGGAATGGGAAGGCTCAGCGATCAACTGATAGGGGAAGGCCAACTCGAGAGCTGCTTCAAGCATCACTTGTGGGTGTCTACAGTGATTGCTCCCCGTGAGGTCTTCCTGGCGTGTCCGTATCGCGGCTCACAGATGGCCACGAGTGGTTTCGGTTACGAAGACTGGGACTGGAGCTTGGCGGTGCTAGCGCAGGGGATACGGCATACCACTGCCCCGGGAACGGCACTGTTCTATCGACAGAAGGTCACCCAATCAAGGCAGAGAGATGCCACTGCTCAGCAGGTGGTGTTGCAGCCCGGGCCTTTTTTCTCGTCGAAGCTCTGGAGGCACTGATTTCTCATGGGTAGGAGCATGGAGTTCAAACGCTGGCTGACCCGGGTTGCGCGCCGTAACTATTACCGAGGTATACGCTTCCTACGGAACTATCTGACTGAGCAACAGATGCAGCACTTTGTGCTGCTCTGTGACCGCTTGAAGTACCGGTGGTTTCCTGAGTTGTATCCGTCGATCTCTTCAGCGGCGCTAGGCGCGCTGCACAATCCGGCGAAGGTGCCGGACTGGATCATCGACGAGATGCGCGCGCTCGCGCACATTGAGCCGGCGATCTATCCCACTCCCGAAGTGCTGGCCAAGTTTCATACCTGGAGTTCTCCAGAGGATACCTACGCTGCACATTTGTACCAGGACATGCTGGACGATTTCGTGACCTTTGAGCCGGACATTATCTTTCTGGCTCCGCATATGATGCGTGGCGGGTCGGACTTGGGAACACTTCATCACGTGCAGCTTTGCGTCGCCAGAGGGCTACGTGTGACGGTGGTTCTGACGCGCGATGTGGTTTCTCCGTGGAGCCATCGATTCCCCCAGCAGGTTCGTGTCGTCGAGTTCGGTCAGCTATCACGACAGGCCAGCGATGATGATCGGCGCTTGGTATTGCTGCGTCTGCTCCTGCAGAGCCCTGCCACAACCCTCCATCTGATCAATTCGCATCTGGGGTGGCAACTGTTCGAAAGTTTCGGCAAGCCTCTGCGTAGTAGCGGAAAGCGTCTGTTCGCAAGCCTCTATTGTGATGATCTGGACCGTTATGGTGTGCGTTGCGGATATGCCACCGAGTTCCTGCCAAAGGTGTGGAAGCATCTCGATGGGGTGATTTCCGACAATACTGCCTTTATCGATGCCTTGCGCTGGCGTGATGGAATGCCTTCTGAGCTGATGCACACCGTCTACTTCCCGGTATGCATTGAGGTAAGGCGTACATCAACGGTTGGCCGCAAGGTTCTATGGGCCAGCAGACTTGTATCTCAGAAGCGACCAAGCTTGTTGCTGGAGATTGCCAGGCGTATGCCTGACGTTCAGTTCGAAGTCTATGGCGAGTCGGATGCTGATGATTGCGGGGTAGTGGAGCGCTTGGGGCAGTTGCCCAACGTCTGCCTGCATGGACGATACGACGATTTTTCCAAGATAGCGGCGGACGATGACTATGCGCTGTTTCTTTATACATCGGCCTATGACGGGTTGCCGAATGTACTGCTGGAAGCGACCGCATCAGGCTTGCCTGTAGTTGCTGCTGTAGTGGGAGGGATCGGCGAGCTGATCGATAGTTCACGTGGTTTCCCTCTTGAGCCAGAGGCGGGAGCATTGGCATTCGTCGAGGTCATTCGCCATGTATTGACGAATCCCGACGAGGCGTCCGAAAAAGTGAAACATGCGCAGGCATTACTGGTTGCAAGGCATGGATACCAGGCTTTCCTGCAGCAGATGGAACAACTGCCGGGATACTGGCCATGTCCTCGACGGGAATGAATGGATTGCGAATGGCGAGAACAAGCGATGGATGGCGATTTTTCTCTATCGGTCGCTTTGTGGGAGTACTGGCTCGGATACTGCGGCGGTATTGGCTGGGGGCGCCAATGATAGTTAAGCAGTCCAGTATGGATGTATGTGATGGCATGCTCTGGACGAGACAGCGCCCATTACTGAGTGTGGTGATACCGTGCTTCGATGACGGGGAGTTTGTAATCGATGCACTGCGTAGTCTTGCGCGTCAGACCTTTCAGGATTTCGAAGTTTGTATTGTCGACGATGGGTCGAGTGATCTCCGAACGATTCGTGCGCTGAATCGATTGGCAAAGTGGGTGGGGATTCCGCTGCTAAGACAGGTTAATGCGGGACCGGGTGGCGCTCGTAACGCAGGCATCGCTCGCTCGAGGGGGCGCTACATCTGTTGCCTGGATGCTGACGACTATCTTGCTCCCGATTACTTCGAGAAGTGCCTGCTCCTGCTTGAGGCCGACAGCGGGGTTGGGCTGGCATACAGTTGGTTGCAGCTCTTTGGTGATGAGCAGAGGTTGTGCAGGACCGAGAACCTCGACATCGAATTGCTGCGTTTCGTGAATCACTTGGGCGGAGCAGCGATATTCCGAAGAGACGATTGGCTTGCGGTAGGTGGGTACGCGGAGCGAAAGGACTGTCTCTACGAGGACTGGGATTTCTGGATTCGCCTGGCTACTCGAGGTATTCGGGGGCGTGTGATTCCCGAGCCGCTGCATTTTTATCGCCGGCACGGTATTACGCGCTTGCGCCAGGCGAATCAGCGAGCTTGGGAGATGCACAGCCAGTTGCGGCGACATCACCCCGTATTCTTCAGTGACCGGGCCTGGCGCCGCGAGTTGCGGAGACGGCAAGTATCGCGCCCAGTGGTTAGCCCGTTGCTCAACCTGTCCCGTCCGACCCAGTACGGATCTCCTGAATCCGGTGTCTATCTGCTGCATCTGCATGCCGGTGAGACGACGCCGTCCCGTGACGCTATTGAGTCATTGCCGTCGGGTGTGTCGCTGCAGGTGGTCGTGGAACACACTGCTAGGTTGCCGGCTTGGCTCGTGCAGCGCGCTGACCTGATCTATCGACTCCCGTGGTTGCTTGATCGCCGCCACTGGTCGGCTTTCGTCGAAAACTTTTGGATGACTCGGCGGGTGGTTTGTGCGTTGAGGCCGGAGGGGGTCTCGAATGTCTGAGCCTGATGGCGTGGTGCTTGTCGTAACGCGAAAGCCTCTGGCTGAGGTCGAACTGGACGCCATTGCTGAATTCTTGCGGACGCAGACCATGCCTCACTGGTGCTGGCTGCTGATAGCGGAGCGTGCACCAGAATCTTTGCGCAATGATCGACGAGTCATCTACTCCGCCGAGCCACGTTTCATCGCTATGTTCGAGCGTTTGTGGGGGTACGAGGCGAAATTATGTCTGGATCGCGCGGTCGAGGGTTTGGATCAACTGGCGATCGAGCAGGCACTGTGGTTCTTCCGTTCTCACTTGAGAGTGAGCCGCGCGGGGTACCAGTATGTTGTCGGACAGCCTTGGCGATTATCCGCGCACGGCATCAATAGCGTGGCCGATTGTCATTGGCTGCGCGGGAGGCATGTTGTCGGTAGGTGGGTGGTAGGCAACCCTAGGCGGCAATTGTTGATGGTCGTGCCTTGGCTGGAGCCGGGAGGCGCGGATCGCTGCAATCTGGATATCGCACGATGCCTACGCTCGCGAGGGTGGACGATCACCATATTGGCGACACTGGAGTGTGAACACCGATGGGCACACCGATTCCGTGAACTTGGCGCAGATGTGTTCATCGCGCCCTGGTTTCTAGCTCCACAGACCCTGCGAGGATTTTTGCGTCACTTACTGGCGAGCCGTCGGCCTGACCTGGTTTTGCTATCCAATAGTCGGGCCGGCTATGAGCTGCTCTCCAGATTGGATATAGGGGACGTGCCTGCGCCCTGGGTCGCATTGAACCATATGGAGGAGGCTTGGAGCGGAGGCGGCTTCCCGGCGATTGCCGTTCGGAATGATTCTTTGCTTGCAAGGCACTGGGTCGTCTCCAGTCACCTGAAACAGTGGATGGCCACGCGGAGCGTCGATGTCGGCAAGATCGACGTATTGCACTGGTTCGTCGACAGTGCAATCTGGCGGCCGTGTGCCGTTGCCAGAGCTATGGGCCGTCAGCGGTTCGGAGTTGCGACGGATGTGCCTGTCATTCTCTTCGCTGGTCGCTTGTGCCGGCAGAAGCGACCCGACCTGTTCGTCGACTGCATGGCTCGGCTCAAGCGCCTGGGAGCGGACTTCGTTGTTCTGGTGGCTGGTGATGGAGAGATGGCCAGCCATATGGAGTTACGGTTCCAGAAACTTGGTTTGAGCGAGCGGGTACGCATGCTCGGCTGGCTAGACGATGCTGGGTTGAGAGGGGCGATGCAGATGGCGGATCTGTTCTTCCTGCCGTCACAGGCCGAAGGCATCGCGCTGGTGTTGTACGAGGCAATGGCTTGCGGGCTGCCAATCGTTGGCGCCCGGGCTGGAGGACAAGCCGAACTCGTCGGGCCAGGGTGTGGCGTGTTGATCGATCCTGATGAGTTCGATCAGGTGCAGGCCTATTGCGAAGCGTTGACGTTATTGCTTGGTAATCGTCAGGCTTTGTGCAAGATGGGCGTTAATGCCAGGCGTCGAATTGTCGACTCCT
The Pseudomonas triclosanedens DNA segment above includes these coding regions:
- a CDS encoding glycosyltransferase family 4 protein, producing MAVVSNQAFSIVNFRRELIKDIVSSGVMVFAFAPDYNDELVRAVKEIGAIPVSVEMDRVGVNPIQAIRTVLGLVRAIRDLEIDAVLSYFTKPVIYGGLAARFSGVDSIYSFIEGAGYVYADGVGSTRRVILRKFISFLYRLSLSFSSRVFLLNRDDYSLFVGGGLVRAEKAILLPGIGLDLDRFNEQTPVVSPVVFTFLGRLLREKGVIDFVSAARIIKNKHPEVVFLIVGDVDVNPGSIGIEDLKAWGEEGLVTWVGHVADVRPWLAETSVLVHPSYYREGIPRSIQEAMASGRPVITTDSVGCRESIEDTVNGFLVPIRSPESIARAMERFIAEPELIVEMGRQSRRLAELRFDVREINEMVMAVF
- a CDS encoding ABC transporter ATP-binding protein, whose translation is MLDSSGVAVRAVRVGKCFQVFDSPGRRFLYSLFAGKINLQREFWAVRDVSFDIYRGEVVGVIGRNGSGKSTLLQMIAGTLSPNFGWVGRSGRVAALLELGAGFDVEETGRRNIEFTAKLLGLSSSDVKSRVESIIDFSGIEDFIDRPVKTYSSGMIVRLAFAVAAHVDADIVVVDEALAVGDAEFQFKCLSRLDQLLSRGVTVILVSHDLQLVKSYCQRVLYLRSGRLVFDGDCESGCEEYQRDSASKLFFSSVGAPSGTARESQDLSGEAGQIISAVLAGDGGGRGFFVSGEYVHVDVVAQISKSVLRPRVTLVVRDIRGYNLYAINNSQLGCDLVVGCNGFFQVRFGFIADLQDGTYAVTVRLDDAVSEGAFCSIDKKVGALTFRVESPQKKFDAVVNLHGTIEVLSFS
- a CDS encoding sulfotransferase — encoded protein: MNSSSIFASEAAGDLPEIIFVVHGGDLEAKAALLAATLRARLGFGFPIVAAVAVPSMVWGELSPSSLRLFSRLQVTLRLICNVFGASYPIGNKFSALSLGRDDRASLFLDSDMYCMSCPDFSEFHSYSAAFKPADMALVPTSTGFWKHLYSLWGMDVPLLRVIASVSGELMPPYFNAGFMWLRNAADFSTQWLEIAQRIAVEPEVEYRWPWLDQLSLPIAAAYMRLSVKVLCERYNYPLHLKPLPADRTPYFCHYHDPSVLSREPSILRDLYMLQMRWPELGEVLSKFANWKPVLDDMRVLMRCHGEYAGENLIITGPPRSGTSFLCRVLSERLQTVIINEPAEIFQALSDAYSPWGLPHLYANLRREVTAGRPVMNKHVDGRLVSDTAREPNIAAPYIAPIRGPGFTLGTKNTLAYLSRLPSLLRVMPDARVVALVRHPYDSLASWEATFDHLRLADVEAQPFGGLDDPSMTGCQKAALREIAATECLPVRRALWWRFLVTQLLDAGNRVRWLRYEDFMRAPHAMAELLMTDAPLPELRPLRCAGRMDAPQRELVAGVLCEMAERLQYVL
- a CDS encoding glycosyltransferase family 2 protein, whose product is MTDISMIMNFHAEGVLAQWSLLAFQRMRAVAYLQGIVVQLVAVLDCADTDTRKIVTGHVALEACDQAIEVSHADLGLSRNAGIPHARGRYVAYLDGDDYCSANWLTRALAVARACGDRVVIHPEYIVSHGAIQSVGRVIDQVADDSFELANCFKSHHWGSAVFARRSIFEEIPYQATRVRQTGFGYEDWHWGLEVIASGRLHTVASRTAFFYRRKHDSMLVDMNDRQAVVRPSRFFDHHYGVRG
- a CDS encoding glycosyltransferase family 2 protein; amino-acid sequence: MGRDIVSIVMTFHAEAHLAHWSLLGFERLRRVSEAAGINMQLVAVLDSADIDTGRIVRSHPVLRRSDVCLATRHSDPAIARNSGIDAASGSYLGILDGDDYCSANWVVESLGMLRRYPQVVVHTDYLVVFGSAWGMGRLSDQLIGEGQLESCFKHHLWVSTVIAPREVFLACPYRGSQMATSGFGYEDWDWSLAVLAQGIRHTTAPGTALFYRQKVTQSRQRDATAQQVVLQPGPFFSSKLWRH
- a CDS encoding glycosyltransferase family 4 protein — translated: MEFKRWLTRVARRNYYRGIRFLRNYLTEQQMQHFVLLCDRLKYRWFPELYPSISSAALGALHNPAKVPDWIIDEMRALAHIEPAIYPTPEVLAKFHTWSSPEDTYAAHLYQDMLDDFVTFEPDIIFLAPHMMRGGSDLGTLHHVQLCVARGLRVTVVLTRDVVSPWSHRFPQQVRVVEFGQLSRQASDDDRRLVLLRLLLQSPATTLHLINSHLGWQLFESFGKPLRSSGKRLFASLYCDDLDRYGVRCGYATEFLPKVWKHLDGVISDNTAFIDALRWRDGMPSELMHTVYFPVCIEVRRTSTVGRKVLWASRLVSQKRPSLLLEIARRMPDVQFEVYGESDADDCGVVERLGQLPNVCLHGRYDDFSKIAADDDYALFLYTSAYDGLPNVLLEATASGLPVVAAVVGGIGELIDSSRGFPLEPEAGALAFVEVIRHVLTNPDEASEKVKHAQALLVARHGYQAFLQQMEQLPGYWPCPRRE
- a CDS encoding glycosyltransferase family 2 protein — its product is MSSTGMNGLRMARTSDGWRFFSIGRFVGVLARILRRYWLGAPMIVKQSSMDVCDGMLWTRQRPLLSVVIPCFDDGEFVIDALRSLARQTFQDFEVCIVDDGSSDLRTIRALNRLAKWVGIPLLRQVNAGPGGARNAGIARSRGRYICCLDADDYLAPDYFEKCLLLLEADSGVGLAYSWLQLFGDEQRLCRTENLDIELLRFVNHLGGAAIFRRDDWLAVGGYAERKDCLYEDWDFWIRLATRGIRGRVIPEPLHFYRRHGITRLRQANQRAWEMHSQLRRHHPVFFSDRAWRRELRRRQVSRPVVSPLLNLSRPTQYGSPESGVYLLHLHAGETTPSRDAIESLPSGVSLQVVVEHTARLPAWLVQRADLIYRLPWLLDRRHWSAFVENFWMTRRVVCALRPEGVSNV
- a CDS encoding glycosyltransferase family 4 protein, giving the protein MSEPDGVVLVVTRKPLAEVELDAIAEFLRTQTMPHWCWLLIAERAPESLRNDRRVIYSAEPRFIAMFERLWGYEAKLCLDRAVEGLDQLAIEQALWFFRSHLRVSRAGYQYVVGQPWRLSAHGINSVADCHWLRGRHVVGRWVVGNPRRQLLMVVPWLEPGGADRCNLDIARCLRSRGWTITILATLECEHRWAHRFRELGADVFIAPWFLAPQTLRGFLRHLLASRRPDLVLLSNSRAGYELLSRLDIGDVPAPWVALNHMEEAWSGGGFPAIAVRNDSLLARHWVVSSHLKQWMATRSVDVGKIDVLHWFVDSAIWRPCAVARAMGRQRFGVATDVPVILFAGRLCRQKRPDLFVDCMARLKRLGADFVVLVAGDGEMASHMELRFQKLGLSERVRMLGWLDDAGLRGAMQMADLFFLPSQAEGIALVLYEAMACGLPIVGARAGGQAELVGPGCGVLIDPDEFDQVQAYCEALTLLLGNRQALCKMGVNARRRIVDSFNRLHFENRLTELVGQALEEGGVATGTVRSSSECRAAAHLQWQWCCWRLLRAMRRGALGRVLLRAAPLPVILKGVLYLYSLGWQVAEVWRRRSRGSA